The stretch of DNA TTCCAGATGTTCTGGCAAGCTCCGGTGGTGTAACGGTATCTTACTTTGAATGGGTGCAAAACAACCAGGGCTACTATTGGACGGAAGAAGAAGTAAATAAAAAATTGCATGACAACTTAACAAAAGCATTTGATAATATTTATGAAGTTGCGCAAACACGCGGTGTCAATATGCGTCTTGCCGCCTACATGGTCGGCGTACGCCGCGCGGCAGAAGCTTCCAAGTTTAGAGGGTGGGTATAAACCGGCTGATGATCAGCCGGTTTTTTTATGCCTCAAGGTCAATCAGTTGAAAAACAAACAGCTTCTTTCGCATAATGAAAAAGAAAAGGAGCTGAAATAAATGAATCAATTTATGTATTGGAACCCGGTAAAGTGGATTTTTGGTAAAGGTACAGCGATGCAATTACGGGATAATGTTGCTCCGTTTGGTGAAAACATCCTTCTCGTTTATGGAGGCGGCAGCATAAAAAAAAGCGGTCTTTATGATGAAGTCATTGATCAGCTTGACGGCTTTAATATTACGGAGCTTTCCGGCGTAGAACCGAATCCTCGCCTTTCAACGGTCAAGCGCGGTGCAGAACTGTGCCGGGCAAATGACGTTTCTTTTATTCTGGCGGTTGGAGGCGGCAGTGTGATTGACTGTACCAAAGCAATTGCAGCAGCCGCAAAATTTGAAGGAGATCCATGGGACTTTATTACACGAAAAGCCACTGTGGAAGAAGCGCTTCCATTTGGAACGATTTTAACCCACGCAGCGACTGCTTCTGAAATGAATTCAGGATCCGTTATTACAAATTGGGATACAAATGAAAAACTTGGGTGGGGAAGCCCACACACCTTCCCGAAATTTTCTATTTGTGATCCGAAATGGACATTAACGGTGCCGCGTGATCAAACCGTCTATGGGGTCGTAGATATGATGTCACATATGTTGGAACAATACTTCCACAATGCAGAGGAAACCGATGTGCAGGATCGTTTAATTGAAGGGACAATGAAAACACTGATAGAAAAAGCACCCGCGCTTATGAATAACCTTCAGGATGAAAAGCTGCGTGAAACAGTAATGTTTGCCGGTACGCTTGGATTAAACGGTATGCTGCAAATGGGGTACCGCGGCGACTGGGCAACCCATAACATTGAGCATGCAGTATCAGCTGTGTACGACATACCGCATGGCGGCGGCCTGGCGATTATTTTTCCAAATTGGATGAACCACAATATCGATGTGAAACCGGAACGCTTTAAGCAGCTCGCCGTACGTGTTTTTGATGTGGACCCAGAAGGGAAATCAGATCGCGAAGCAGGCTTGGAAGGGATTGAGGCACTTCGTGCATTCTGGACATCGATCGGAGCTCCGTCACGCCTTGCTGACTACGATATTGATGACAGCCGTCTTGAGGAAATGGCGGAAAAAACGTTATTTAATGGACCATTTGGGAATTTTACTAAATTGGACCGGGAAGACGTGGTCGCGATCTTACGTGCATCACTTTAACCGGGCAGAATTAAGCCCGGTTTTTCCTTGTTTTTTTCCTTGCGAAACCGCGTACAGTCGTATACAGTTAAGTGGAAAAATACCGTTTAGATGGAGGGTAATGAAGAATGACGCATATTAAGTTTGATTACTCAAATGCACTGCCTTTTTTCGGAGAACATGAAATCGATTATTTAAAAGATGCTGTAAAAGTAGCTCACCATTCTTTGCATGAAAAAACAGGCCAAGGAAGCGACTACCTTGGGTGGATCGACCTTCCGGTTGATTATGATAAAGAAGAATTCGCCCGTATTCAAAAAGCGGCCGAAAAAATCCGCCAGGACTCTGATGTTTTAGTAGTAATCGGTATTGGCGGCTCTTACCTTGGCGCCCGTGCAGCAATTGATATGCTGAACCACAGCTTCTATAACGTGCTTTCATCTGAAAAGCGCAACGGCCCTCAAGTATTCTTTGCCGGAAATAACATTAGTTCTACATACATGAGTGACCTTATCGAAGTGCTGGAAGGAAAAAACTGGTCAATTAACGTTATTTCTAAATCCGGTACTACAACAGAGCCGGCACTTGCATTCCGCTTGTTCCGTGACCTGCTTGAAAAACAATACGGAAAAGAAGAAGCGAAGAGCCGTATTTACGCAACGACGGACAAAGCACGCGGCGCTTTAAAAACCGTTGCGGATGAAGAAGGATACGAAACATTCGTTATTCCTGATGATGTCGGCGGCCGTTATTCTGTTTTGACAGCCGTAGGCCTTCTGCCAATTGCAGCAGCAGGGGCGGATATTGAAGCCATGATGCAGGGAGCTCGCGATGCTCGTGAAGCGTACAGCTCGTCTGAACTTCATGAAAATGAAGCGTACCAGTACGCAGCAGTTCGTAATATTTTGTACAACAAAGGCAAAACAATTGAAATGTTGATTAACTATGAGCCAGGGCTTCAATACTTCTCTGAGTGGTGGAAGCAGTTATTTGGTGAAAGTGAAGGAAAAGACTTTAAAGGTATTTATCCATCATCTGCCAATTTCTCAACAGATCTTCATTCATTGGGCCAATATGTGCAGGAAGGGCGCCGAGACTTGTTTGAAACCGTTATTCGTGTTGAAAACCCACGTAAGTCCTTAACGATTGAAAAAGCAGAAAATGATCTGGATGGGTTGAATTACCTAGCAGGTGAAACAGTGGACTTCGTGAATAATAAAGCATTTGAAGGAACACTTCTTGCTCATACGGATGGCGGTGTACCGAACTTAACCGTTTCTATTCCAGCTATGGATGCGTACACATTCGGCTACACAGCTTATTTCTTCGAAAAAGCATGCGCAATCAGTGGCTACCTTCTTGGTGTGAATCCGTTCGACCAGCCGGGCGTAGAAGCATATAAAGTGAATATGTTTGCGCTTCTTGGCAAACCAGGTTTTGAAGAAAAGAAAGCTGAGCTTGAAAAACGACTTCGCGGGGAATAATTCCCCCGAAGTTTTTAAAAAAAGACTTGCATTAACTGAAAAAATCTTTATAATTTAATCTAGACGCTAAGAAATACATATATCTTTAAAACGGGGGCTTAGCTCAGCTGGGAGAGCGCTTGCATGGCATGCAAGAGGTCGTCGGTTCGATCCCGATAGTCTCCATACATTGATAAATGAAAAGCTGTTCCAATTGGAACAGCTTTTTTTGCTATCTAAAAGAAGAAGGAAGTCTGCTTATGTGCTTTCAAGCTCAACAGATTGCACATGAGGAATTTCAGATAGGGTATAATAAACTTCTGTAGTTCGTCTTTTAAAATGTACACCTGCGGTAAAAACCAGTAAATGAGTATGGCGTTTTTCATCATATAAAATACGAATTTCTTTAACGGTAATTTGGCCCTTTTCTACGTCTTTTAAAATTTCCTCAACATAATGATGCGAGGCAGTTCTTAATTTAATGTGCAGGTCTTTTTCCTGGAGGCGGCTTGGACCGGCAAACCGAAGAACGACAGGCAGCATTTCTACAGCCAGGATAATAAGGATTACACCTGCAAGCGCTGCCGCATAAAAACCAGCACCGACAATAATACCAATACCTGCTGCGCCCCAGATCATGGCCGCAGTCGTTAAGCCGGAAATGGTGTCATTTGCCCGGTGTAGGATTACACCTGCACCGAGAAAACCAATGCCGGAAACAATTTGGGCGGCTAATCTCAAAGGATCCATAGTCACATTTACATCGGCATCTCCATGATAAAGATAAGCAGATTCCACTGAAACAGCGGTTAACAGGCAGCTGATAACGGAGATCACGATGCTTGTTTTTAAGCCGACCGGCTTGCTTTTTAATTCGCGTTCTAACCCTATAATGGCCCCGAGTCCGCCGGATAACCCAAGCTTAAGCAGTAATGAAGTATCAATCATCCATTCCATACAATCTGCCGCCTTCCTATAAAGGAGAGTCTTTAGGTGTTTGTTTCGTATTATACAGGATAGGTAATTAAACGTGAGTTTCTTTTCAGTTTGAAAAAGAAGAAAATATTCTTCTAAAAATACTTGCGTAAAGATAAAAAGTTATGATATATTATTTTTTGTCGTTAGCAGTAAAAACAAATTACTTACAAGTTCCTTTGAAAAATGGATTGCTAAATTTGTTTAATATGTTATAATAATAAATGTCGTAAAAAAGTCAGGCGGCAATAGCGAAGAGGTCACACCCGTTCCCATCCCGAACACGGCCGTTAAGCTCTTCAGCGCCGATGGTAGTTGGGGGGTTCCCCCTGTGAGAGCAGGACGCTGCCTGGCGATTGACTTATTACATATGTGGAGGATTAGCTCAGCTGGGAGAGCATCTGCCTTACAAGCAGAGGGTCGGCGGTTCGATCCCGTCATCCTCCACCATTTATGCCGGTGTAGCTCAATTGGTAGAGCAACTGACTTGTAATCAGTAGGTTGGGGGTTCAAGTCCTCTTGCCGGCACCATTTACCGAGCCATTAGCTCAGTCGGTAGAGCATCTGACTTTTAATCAGAGGGTCGAAGGTTCGAGTCCTTCATGGCTCACCATGTATATGCGGGTGTGGCGGAATTGGCAGACGCACCAGACTTAGGATCTGGCGCCGCAAGGCGTGGGGGTTCAAGTCCCTTCACCCGCACTAATGAAAAGCGTAAACGCTTGTTTAGAAACGGCAGACATAAGATGAACCGGCGAAGCAGTGTTTTTCACTGTAAAGCCGGGGCAGCTTATGGCCGAGTTTCTAAGCGTTGCAGCTGGATCATGCGGAAGTAGTTCAGTGGTAGAACATCACCTTGCCAAGGTGGGGGTCGCGGGTTCGAATCCCGTCTTCCGCTCCATTATCAAGCTTATACACCCTTGCCGGGGTGGCGGAACTGGCAGACGCACAGGACTTAAAATCCTGCGGTAGGTGACTACCGTACCGGTTCGATTCCGGTCCTCGGCACCACTTTACAACAAAATAGTGCGCCCGTAGCTCAATTGGATAGAGTACTTGACTACGAATCAAGCGGTTAGAGGTTCGAGTCCTCTCGGGCGCGCCATTTATACATAAACGATCTTTCGTTTTGACGGGAAGTAGCTCAGCTTGGTAGAGCACTTGGTTTGGGACCAAGGGGTCGCAGGTTCGAATCCTGTCTTCCCGATCTGTTTAAATATGGGGCCTTAGCTCAGCTGGGAGAGCGCCTGCTTTGCACGCAGGAGGTCAGCGGTTCGATCCCGCTAGGCTCCACCAATATTTTTAATACTTTTTTATGGCGGTGTAGCTCAGCTGGCTAGAGCGTACGGTTCATACCCGTGAGGTCGGGGGTTCGATCCCCTCCGCCGCTACCATATATTTAAATAATGAGAGTGCCTTTGTAAAAGATGCATTCTTGATTCACACATGGTGAATAAGAGGACCTTTAGCTCAGTTGGTTAGAGCAGACGGCTCATAACCGTCCGGTCGCAGGTTCGAGTCCTGCAAGGTCCACCACTTGAATTCTTATTTAATTCGGAGGAATACCCAAGTCCGGCTGAAGGGATCGGTCTTGAAAACCGACAGGCGGGTCAAACCGCGCAGGGGTTCGAATCCCCTTTCCTCCTCCATTATTCATTATTTTATCGTCGCGGGGTGGAGCAGCCCGGTAGCTCGTCGGGCTCATAACCCGAAGGTCGCAGGTTCAAATCCTGCCCCCGCAATCGTTTGGTCCGGTAGTTCAGTTGGTTAGAATGCCTGCCTGTCACGCAGGAGGTCGCGGGTTCGAGTCCCGTCCGGACCGCCATTTTTATACGGCTCAGTAGCTCAGTTGGTAGAGCAAAGGACTGAAAATCCTTGTGTCGGCGGTTCGATTCCGTCCTGAGCCACCATTTTAACAATATGCGGGTGTAGTTTAATGGTAAAACCTCAGCCTTCCAAGCTGATGTCGTGGGTTCGATTCCCATCACCCGCTCCATACATATTGTTCGCTTTGGGCCTGTAGCTCAGCTGGTTAGAGCGCACGCCTGATAAGCGTGAGGTCGATGGTTCGAGTCCATTCAGGCCCATTTTTATTTATTATTCCGCAGTAGCTCAGTGGTAGAGCAATCGGCTGTTAACCGATCGGTCGCAAGTTCGAGTCTTGCCTGCGGAGCCATATGGGGAAGTACTCAAGAGGCTGAAGAGGCGCCCCTGCTAAGGGTGTAGGTCGGGTAACCGGCGCGAGGGTTCAAATCCCTCCTTCTCCGCCATATGGCCCCTTGGTCAAGCGGTTAAGACACCGCCCTTTCACGGCGGTAACACGGGTTCGAATCCCGTAGGGGTCATTCAAAAGCGAAAAGCACCCGGAAGTTAAAATAACTTCCGGGTGCTTTTTTATTTGCAAAATTTTAGCATGAGGATTCGTGTTATTTTTTAAAAAATAAGGGAAGATAATAAATAAATATGGAAATAAAGAAGGGAAATCTGATTTTTTAAAGAATATTAAACAATAATTCAATTATAAATACGGAGTCATCCGCATTTTCCTCTTTTCACTTCACCAAGAATACATAAATAAAGGGTGTGGACCATGTCATCAGAAACATTTTATCCAAGCGATTTTGACCTCCATTTATTCCATGAGGGAAATCTTTTCAAAGCTTACAAACTATTTGGAGCGCACGTTCAAAACGAAAAAACCTGCTTCGTTTTATGGGCTCCCAATGCAAGAAAGGTTCGAGTAATTGGTGATTTTAACAGCTGGGATGGATTAGGATATGAAATGCATCAGGTATCTGCTGAAGGAGTATGGTTTTTAAAAGTTCCACGTAATTTGGAAGGATCATTGTACAAGTATGAAATTGTTGCACAAAGCGGCAGAGTGATGCATAAAACCGATCCATTTGCTTTTATGACAGAACTTCGTCCAAATACAGCCGGCGTGGTGAAAACGCTTGATCATTATCAATGGCGTGACGAAGAATGGCTACGCAGCTTGGAATCATCCTCTGTTTATGAGGAGCCGCTGGCTATTTATGAAATGCATTTAGGTACGTGGAAAAGAAAAGGAAAAGGTGAAAATGACCTTTACACATATAGAGAGTTGGCTGATATGCTGATTCCACATGTGAAGGAACAGGGATTTACTCATATCGAGGTTATGCCGATAACAGAGCATCCTTTTGATCGCTCATGGGGCTATCAAAGTACAGGTTATTTTGCAACTACACGGCGTTATGGAGAGCCGAAAGATTTTATGTACTTTGTTGATGAATGTCATCGCGCGGGGCTTGGGGTTATTTTAGACTGGGTGCCTGGTCACTTTTGTAAAGATGCGCATGGTCTTCATAATTTTGACGGGAATTTCAGTTATGAATATGAAAACAGCTGGGATCGTGAAAATTACGTATGGGGAACAGCCAATTTCGATTTAAGTAAAACAGAAGTACATAGCTTTTTAATTTCAAATGCTCTTTTTTGGATGGATTATTACCATATCGACGGATTTCGTGTCGATGCAGTATCAAACATATTTTACTGGCCTAACCGTGACGGATTAGAAGCAAACCCACACGGCGTCGCGTTTTTGCAAAAATTAAATAAAGCCGTTTTTTCATTTAAGCCACAAGCGCTTATGATTGCAGAAGATTCAAGTGACTGGCCGCAAGTAACCGCTCCCGTACATCAAGGCGGCATAGGCTTTAATTACAAGTGGAATATGGGCTGGATGAACGATGTGCTTGAATATATGGAAACACATTGGAACGAGCGCTCTCAGAAACATCACTTGATGACTTTTTCCCTGATGTACGCCTACTCGGAAAATTATATTTTGCCTTTTTCACACGATGAAGTCGTTCATGGCAAGAAGTCCTTGCTGGATAAAATGCCGGGCGACTACTGGCAAAAGTTCGCGCAACTGCGTTTATTGCTGATGTTTATGATGGCTCATCCCGGCAAAAAGCTACTGTTTATGGGAACAGAGCTTGCTCCTTTTTCTGAGTGGAAGGATTTGGAGGAAGTGGATTGGCATTTAACCGATTACGACATGCATCATAGTTTCAACCGTTATTTCACAGAACTGCTGCACTGCTATCAACTAGAACCTGCATTGTTTGAACGTGATCACAGTCCGGAAGGCTTTGAGTGGATTGATGTTCATAATCACCAACAAAGCATTTTGTCTTTTGTACGAAAAGACAAAGAGGGAAATCCGATCGTAATTGTGTGTAATTTTGGTGAATACGGGTACAGTGGTTATAGAGTAGGCGTTCCGGAAGCAGGGCAGTATGAAGAAATATTAAATAGTGACCGCGCATTGTATGGAGGATCAAATCAGGTGAATAACGGTTCTATCGAAACGGTATCAGACATGTTTCATGGACAGCCTGCTTTTGTAGAAATAAATATACCGCCATTTGGAGCAGTTTATCTGCGCCGCGTAGACGAAAAAGGGAGGAACTAACATGGCAAAACAAAAATGTGTAGCAATGCTTCTGGCTGGAGGAAAGGGAAGCCGTTTAAAAGAATTGACGGAGAACCTTGCAAAACCAGCAGTGCCATTCGGCGGAAAATATCGGATCATTGATTTTCCGCTTTCCAATTGTGCCAATTCAGGAATTCATACAGTCGGTGTACTTACACAATATCAGCCGCTTGTCTTAAATTCATACATTGGAATTGGAAGTGCCTGGGATCTTGACCGTAAAAACGGCGGGGTAACCGTTCTTCCTCCTTATAGTGAGTCGTCTGAAGTAAAATGGTACTCCGGAACAGCAAGTGCGATTTATCAAAATTTAAACTATATTAAGCAATATGATCCGGAATATGTCCTTATTTTATCCGGTGATCATATTTATAAAATGAATTATGATACAATGCTTGATTACCATATCGAAAAACAAGCAGACGTAACTATCTCTGTTATTGAAGTGCCATGGGAAGAAGCAAGCCGTTTTGGCATTATGAATACAGACGCGGACTTTAATGTAACCCGTTTTGATGAAAAGCCTGAAAAACCGGAAAGCAATTTGGCTTCAATGGGCATATATATTTTTAAATGGTCTGTTCTCCAAAAGTATTTAGAAATGGACGAAAGCAATCCTGACTCATCCAATGACTTTGGAAAAGACGTTATTCCTGCTATGCTGGCGGACAATTTAAAGCTGATTGCTTATCCATTTAAAGGTTACTGGAAAGACGTCGGCACAGTAAAAAGCTTATGGGAAGCCAATATGGATCTGCTTGACGAAAAGCAGGATCTAAACTTATTTGAATATTCTTGGCGCATTTATTCCGTGAATCCGAATCAGCCGCCACAAATTATCGGCTCAAAGGCGAAAGTTCAGCATTCGCTTGTGAATGAAGGCTGCATTATTGACGGGGTGATCGAGCAGTCAGTCATGTTCCAGGGAGTAGAAGTGGAAGAAGAAGCTGTACTGAAAGAGTGTGTAGTCATGCCAAATGCCCGTATCGGACGCGGTTCCTATATTGAGCGCGCGATCGTGATGGGTGATCTTGAAATACCAGAAAATACAGTTATTCGAAACGACTCCAATGATATTTTGCTGGTGACTGAACAATTCTTAATGGAGCACACTGAACAACAATCGAAAGTGGAGGAAGCCTAATGAAAAAATCGATGCTTGGTGTTATTGATGCAACTATGCTTCCAGGGGAAATGGGCGATCTTGCCCTTTATCGCTCCCCCGCAGCGATCCCTTTCGCGGGCCGGTACCGGCTTATTGATTTTGTGCTCTCCAATATGGTTAATTCAGGAGTACAGAGTGTAGCAATTTTCCCAAGATCTCCTTACCGCTCATTAATGGATCATTTAGGTTCAGGGAAAGATTGGGATTTGAATCGTAAGCGTGATGGCTTGTTTTTCTTTCCTTCACCAACAAAAGAAGGGCAGCTGGACCGCATGTCGGAGCACCTTAACTACTTCCACCGCAGTGATCAAAAGTATGTGATCGTTTCAAACTGCACGACAGTAGCAAATATGGATTTTGCTCCTGTGTTGGACCGGTTTATAAAGCAAAATTGTGATGTTTTGGAAGTTACCCATAAAGGTGAATCAACTTATATTTATCTTCTCTCGTTAGAGCTCTTGCTGGACTTAATTGACCGGCGTAATGAAACAGGATATGAATCTGTACAGGCAGCAGTTGAAGATGCATCTTCCTCGTTAATAAAATGCCAATACGAATTTGAAGGTTTCCTGCAACGGATCAAGACAGTGGACGATTACTACCAAACAAGCATGGAGCTTCTTGAAAAAGACAAGTGGAGCGAGCTGTTTAATGAATTTCAGCCTATTTATACAAAAGTAAAAGACGAGCCACCAACCAATTATCTCGCAGGCTCACACGTTACAAACGCCATGATTGCCAACGGCTGCATCATCAGCGGGGAAGTCAATCATAGTATCGTTTTTCGTGGCGTAGCCATCGGCAAAAATTCGACAGTTAAAAACAGCATCGTTATGCAAAAAAGTAAGATAGGCGAAAATTGCGTGCTGGAGCACGTCATTATTGATAAAGATGTATCAGTACAAGATGGGGCTATTTTGCGCGGAACGCCGGAAAAGCCGCTTGTCATTAAAAAAGGATCTGTTGAAAGTGCGGTGACCAGTTCGTGAAGGTTTTATTTGCTGTTTCAGAATGTGTACCATTTATCAAATCAGGGGGCCTCGCCGATGTGGCAGGGGCCCTTCCTAAAGAATTAGCCAGTATGGGCGTGGATGTACGGGTAATCATGCCGAAATACGGCACGATTCCTCAAAAATATCAACAAGAAATGAAACAAGTCGCTGTTTTTACTGTGCCGGTTGGATGGAGAAATCAGTATTGCGGCATTTTTGAGTTGAAGCAGGATGGCGTTACTTACTACTTCATAGATAATCTTTATTATTTCCAAAGGGACAGCTTGTATGGCCATTATGACGACGGAGAGCGTTTTTCTTATTTTACAAGAGCTATTTTGGATTCTTTAAGTCATTTGGACTTTTTCCCAAATATCCTTCACTGTCATGATTGGCACACAGCCATGATTCCATTTATGCTCAAAGTTGAGCATCAGCACCGGCCGGGATATGAAAAAATACGGACCGTGTTCACCATTCATAATTTAATGTTCCAAGGGATTTTCCCGCCTGAAGCCGTAACTGATTTATTAAACTTACATAGCCAGCATTATCAAACGGGCCAGCTTGAGTTTAATGGCAATACAAACTTTATGAAAGGCGCACTTGTCGCTGCCGATGCGATTACGACTGTGAGCCCGACATACCGAAATGAAATTTTAAATTCATATTTTGGAGAGCGGCTTGAAGGCGTTCTGCAGGAACGGCAGGGTGATTTAAAAGGTATTTTAAATGGAATAGATTATTCCATTTATAATCCAGAAACCAATGAGATGATTGACCCCTACAGTGTTGAAAATATGGCTGGGAAAGCGGAGAACAAGCGCCGGATTCAAGAGTTTTTCCATCTGCCTGTTCGAGAGGATGTTCCGGTTATTGGTCTTGTATCCCGCTTAACAGAGCAAAAAGGACTGTCGCTCATCCAACATGTTTTTCATGAAATCATGCAGGAAGATGTGCAATTTATCCTTCTGGGCAGCGGTGAAGCCCAGTTTGAAAACTTTTTCCGTGAAATGGAATGGGCATATCCGGAAAAAGTCCGCTCCTATATTGGATTTAATGAGGAGCTGGCCCATCGTATTTACGCAGGATCTGATTTGTTTTTAATGCCTTCCCAGTTTGAACCTTGCGGTCTTGGCCAGTTAATTGCCATGAAGTATGGTTCGCTGCCTATTGTTCGTGAAACAGGGGGGTTAAATGATACCGTTCATTCATACAATGAAGAAACCGGAACAGGCAACGGATTTTCATTTAGTAATTTTAATGCCCATG from Domibacillus sp. DTU_2020_1001157_1_SI_ALB_TIR_016 encodes:
- a CDS encoding sugar phosphate nucleotidyltransferase, with protein sequence MKKSMLGVIDATMLPGEMGDLALYRSPAAIPFAGRYRLIDFVLSNMVNSGVQSVAIFPRSPYRSLMDHLGSGKDWDLNRKRDGLFFFPSPTKEGQLDRMSEHLNYFHRSDQKYVIVSNCTTVANMDFAPVLDRFIKQNCDVLEVTHKGESTYIYLLSLELLLDLIDRRNETGYESVQAAVEDASSSLIKCQYEFEGFLQRIKTVDDYYQTSMELLEKDKWSELFNEFQPIYTKVKDEPPTNYLAGSHVTNAMIANGCIISGEVNHSIVFRGVAIGKNSTVKNSIVMQKSKIGENCVLEHVIIDKDVSVQDGAILRGTPEKPLVIKKGSVESAVTSS
- the glgA gene encoding glycogen synthase GlgA, with the protein product MKVLFAVSECVPFIKSGGLADVAGALPKELASMGVDVRVIMPKYGTIPQKYQQEMKQVAVFTVPVGWRNQYCGIFELKQDGVTYYFIDNLYYFQRDSLYGHYDDGERFSYFTRAILDSLSHLDFFPNILHCHDWHTAMIPFMLKVEHQHRPGYEKIRTVFTIHNLMFQGIFPPEAVTDLLNLHSQHYQTGQLEFNGNTNFMKGALVAADAITTVSPTYRNEILNSYFGERLEGVLQERQGDLKGILNGIDYSIYNPETNEMIDPYSVENMAGKAENKRRIQEFFHLPVREDVPVIGLVSRLTEQKGLSLIQHVFHEIMQEDVQFILLGSGEAQFENFFREMEWAYPEKVRSYIGFNEELAHRIYAGSDLFLMPSQFEPCGLGQLIAMKYGSLPIVRETGGLNDTVHSYNEETGTGNGFSFSNFNAHDMLHTVSRALHFYHEEPEVWAKIVEHAMQADYSWSQSAKEYMKLYEDVSNRRESHVF
- a CDS encoding glucose-6-phosphate isomerase; translated protein: MTHIKFDYSNALPFFGEHEIDYLKDAVKVAHHSLHEKTGQGSDYLGWIDLPVDYDKEEFARIQKAAEKIRQDSDVLVVIGIGGSYLGARAAIDMLNHSFYNVLSSEKRNGPQVFFAGNNISSTYMSDLIEVLEGKNWSINVISKSGTTTEPALAFRLFRDLLEKQYGKEEAKSRIYATTDKARGALKTVADEEGYETFVIPDDVGGRYSVLTAVGLLPIAAAGADIEAMMQGARDAREAYSSSELHENEAYQYAAVRNILYNKGKTIEMLINYEPGLQYFSEWWKQLFGESEGKDFKGIYPSSANFSTDLHSLGQYVQEGRRDLFETVIRVENPRKSLTIEKAENDLDGLNYLAGETVDFVNNKAFEGTLLAHTDGGVPNLTVSIPAMDAYTFGYTAYFFEKACAISGYLLGVNPFDQPGVEAYKVNMFALLGKPGFEEKKAELEKRLRGE
- a CDS encoding MgtC/SapB family protein; protein product: MEWMIDTSLLLKLGLSGGLGAIIGLERELKSKPVGLKTSIVISVISCLLTAVSVESAYLYHGDADVNVTMDPLRLAAQIVSGIGFLGAGVILHRANDTISGLTTAAMIWGAAGIGIIVGAGFYAAALAGVILIILAVEMLPVVLRFAGPSRLQEKDLHIKLRTASHHYVEEILKDVEKGQITVKEIRILYDEKRHTHLLVFTAGVHFKRRTTEVYYTLSEIPHVQSVELEST
- a CDS encoding glucose-1-phosphate adenylyltransferase, which gives rise to MAKQKCVAMLLAGGKGSRLKELTENLAKPAVPFGGKYRIIDFPLSNCANSGIHTVGVLTQYQPLVLNSYIGIGSAWDLDRKNGGVTVLPPYSESSEVKWYSGTASAIYQNLNYIKQYDPEYVLILSGDHIYKMNYDTMLDYHIEKQADVTISVIEVPWEEASRFGIMNTDADFNVTRFDEKPEKPESNLASMGIYIFKWSVLQKYLEMDESNPDSSNDFGKDVIPAMLADNLKLIAYPFKGYWKDVGTVKSLWEANMDLLDEKQDLNLFEYSWRIYSVNPNQPPQIIGSKAKVQHSLVNEGCIIDGVIEQSVMFQGVEVEEEAVLKECVVMPNARIGRGSYIERAIVMGDLEIPENTVIRNDSNDILLVTEQFLMEHTEQQSKVEEA
- a CDS encoding iron-containing alcohol dehydrogenase, whose product is MNQFMYWNPVKWIFGKGTAMQLRDNVAPFGENILLVYGGGSIKKSGLYDEVIDQLDGFNITELSGVEPNPRLSTVKRGAELCRANDVSFILAVGGGSVIDCTKAIAAAAKFEGDPWDFITRKATVEEALPFGTILTHAATASEMNSGSVITNWDTNEKLGWGSPHTFPKFSICDPKWTLTVPRDQTVYGVVDMMSHMLEQYFHNAEETDVQDRLIEGTMKTLIEKAPALMNNLQDEKLRETVMFAGTLGLNGMLQMGYRGDWATHNIEHAVSAVYDIPHGGGLAIIFPNWMNHNIDVKPERFKQLAVRVFDVDPEGKSDREAGLEGIEALRAFWTSIGAPSRLADYDIDDSRLEEMAEKTLFNGPFGNFTKLDREDVVAILRASL
- the glgB gene encoding 1,4-alpha-glucan branching protein GlgB, whose amino-acid sequence is MSSETFYPSDFDLHLFHEGNLFKAYKLFGAHVQNEKTCFVLWAPNARKVRVIGDFNSWDGLGYEMHQVSAEGVWFLKVPRNLEGSLYKYEIVAQSGRVMHKTDPFAFMTELRPNTAGVVKTLDHYQWRDEEWLRSLESSSVYEEPLAIYEMHLGTWKRKGKGENDLYTYRELADMLIPHVKEQGFTHIEVMPITEHPFDRSWGYQSTGYFATTRRYGEPKDFMYFVDECHRAGLGVILDWVPGHFCKDAHGLHNFDGNFSYEYENSWDRENYVWGTANFDLSKTEVHSFLISNALFWMDYYHIDGFRVDAVSNIFYWPNRDGLEANPHGVAFLQKLNKAVFSFKPQALMIAEDSSDWPQVTAPVHQGGIGFNYKWNMGWMNDVLEYMETHWNERSQKHHLMTFSLMYAYSENYILPFSHDEVVHGKKSLLDKMPGDYWQKFAQLRLLLMFMMAHPGKKLLFMGTELAPFSEWKDLEEVDWHLTDYDMHHSFNRYFTELLHCYQLEPALFERDHSPEGFEWIDVHNHQQSILSFVRKDKEGNPIVIVCNFGEYGYSGYRVGVPEAGQYEEILNSDRALYGGSNQVNNGSIETVSDMFHGQPAFVEINIPPFGAVYLRRVDEKGRN